Proteins encoded within one genomic window of Flavobacterium sp. NG2:
- a CDS encoding peptidylprolyl isomerase encodes MKLKFLCLVLLGVLNIQAQTTKKTVVTKKPTTTTKAASKKPAEGIFATINTTKGTIVIELEYQKTPVTVANFISLAEGTNKFVKDEKLKGKPFFNGLKFHRVINDFMIQGGDPQGTGAGDPGYAFKDEFLPELKFDKGGILAMANSGPKTNGSQFFITHKETPWLDGKHTIFGHVTEGMDIVNAITQGDVTTKITITKVGALAKKFDAAKVFTNYFNNKAEDDKKQALIDEENRQKEIALQEEQKRAYFEKYAPVIAAKKAYINEVKASAKTTASGLAYKVINKGNGVKPAPGSTIYFHYAGYFEDGTLFDTSYEELSKTYGQHNPNRAAQNGYQPFPYEVGKKDSMIPGFTEAMELLTIGEKIIAVIPSNLAYGESGAGGVIPPNATLIFEIEAFKDKTASKQ; translated from the coding sequence ATGAAATTAAAATTTTTATGCCTTGTGCTCTTAGGTGTTTTAAATATCCAAGCACAAACTACAAAAAAAACAGTTGTTACTAAAAAACCAACAACTACCACCAAAGCAGCTTCTAAAAAACCTGCCGAAGGAATTTTTGCAACGATAAATACTACTAAAGGTACTATTGTTATCGAATTAGAATACCAAAAAACGCCAGTAACGGTTGCTAACTTTATTTCACTTGCTGAAGGAACAAACAAATTCGTAAAAGATGAAAAACTAAAAGGAAAGCCTTTTTTTAACGGTCTTAAATTTCATAGAGTAATTAATGACTTTATGATTCAAGGAGGAGACCCACAAGGAACGGGTGCAGGAGATCCAGGCTACGCCTTTAAAGATGAATTCTTGCCAGAATTAAAATTTGATAAAGGTGGTATCCTAGCGATGGCTAATTCTGGACCGAAAACCAATGGAAGTCAATTCTTTATTACACATAAAGAAACACCTTGGTTAGATGGAAAACATACTATTTTTGGACATGTTACTGAAGGTATGGATATTGTTAATGCTATCACTCAAGGAGATGTAACTACAAAAATTACCATCACAAAGGTGGGTGCTTTGGCTAAAAAGTTTGATGCTGCTAAAGTTTTTACTAATTATTTCAATAACAAAGCAGAAGACGATAAAAAACAAGCTTTGATTGACGAAGAAAACAGACAAAAAGAGATCGCTCTACAAGAAGAACAAAAAAGAGCTTACTTTGAAAAATATGCCCCAGTAATAGCAGCTAAAAAAGCATATATCAATGAAGTTAAAGCTTCGGCTAAAACAACAGCTTCAGGTTTAGCGTATAAAGTAATCAACAAAGGAAACGGAGTAAAACCTGCTCCTGGCTCAACAATCTACTTTCACTATGCAGGTTATTTTGAAGATGGAACCTTATTTGACACTAGTTATGAAGAGTTAAGTAAAACTTACGGACAACACAACCCTAATCGTGCAGCTCAAAACGGATACCAACCTTTCCCTTATGAAGTAGGCAAAAAAGACAGTATGATTCCAGGATTTACTGAGGCTATGGAATTACTAACCATTGGTGAAAAAATCATTGCAGTTATCCCATCCAATTTAGCTTATGGTGAAAGTGGCGCTGGTGGTGTGATTCCGCCAAATGCTACACTTATTTTTGAAATAGAAGCATTTAAAGATAAGACTGCAAGCAAGCAATAA
- a CDS encoding peptidylprolyl isomerase: MKKNILYFLLIIFSFYSCKDENDNLADGLYAKIETNRGEIILELNYTKAPITVANFITLAEGKNNFVTNEHLKGRPFYDGLKFHRVINDFMIQTGDPLGTGSGDAGYKFKDEITDLRFSDGGVLAMANNGPATNSSQFFITHLPTSWLDGKHTIFGHVVDKGMEVVNQIQQNDFIKSVTIIRKGEAAKKFNAEKTFYDYFSVEAEKQKKKLAELSVYDEKFKEVREDKTNYFNALKAKATKTSTGLKYVITKKSAGKKPSKGTEIFIHYAGFLEDGRLFDTSIQNIAKTFGKFDPARAEANQYIPIPFQAGRKDGMIPGFIEGLEKLSFGDKAVLFIPSHLAYGAGGAGDVIPPNANIIFEIELLESQQ, encoded by the coding sequence ATGAAAAAAAACATCCTATATTTTTTACTTATAATCTTTAGCTTTTATTCGTGTAAAGACGAAAACGATAATTTAGCTGATGGTCTGTATGCTAAAATTGAAACCAATAGGGGCGAAATTATTCTTGAACTCAATTATACTAAAGCACCAATAACTGTGGCAAATTTTATAACATTGGCAGAAGGAAAAAATAATTTTGTTACCAATGAACATCTTAAAGGACGCCCATTTTATGATGGATTAAAGTTTCACAGAGTTATCAATGATTTTATGATTCAAACTGGAGATCCATTAGGAACTGGTTCGGGGGATGCAGGTTATAAATTCAAAGATGAAATTACCGATTTAAGATTTTCGGATGGTGGTGTTTTGGCAATGGCCAATAACGGACCAGCTACAAACAGTAGTCAATTCTTCATCACACACCTTCCTACTTCTTGGCTGGACGGCAAACATACTATTTTTGGACATGTAGTAGATAAAGGAATGGAAGTTGTCAATCAGATACAACAAAACGATTTTATCAAAAGTGTGACAATTATTCGAAAAGGAGAAGCTGCAAAAAAATTCAATGCAGAGAAAACATTTTACGATTATTTCTCAGTTGAGGCTGAAAAACAAAAGAAAAAACTTGCTGAATTATCCGTTTATGATGAAAAATTCAAGGAAGTTCGAGAAGACAAAACCAATTATTTTAATGCATTAAAAGCAAAAGCTACTAAAACGTCAACAGGTTTAAAGTATGTCATTACCAAAAAATCAGCTGGTAAGAAACCTTCAAAAGGAACAGAAATTTTTATTCATTATGCCGGTTTTTTAGAAGATGGTAGACTTTTTGATACTAGTATCCAAAACATCGCTAAAACATTTGGAAAATTTGACCCTGCTAGAGCCGAAGCAAATCAATACATTCCTATCCCATTTCAAGCGGGTAGAAAAGATGGCATGATTCCTGGATTTATAGAAGGACTTGAAAAATTGTCCTTTGGAGATAAAGCTGTATTATTTATTCCTTCCCATTTAGCTTATGGAGCTGGTGGAGCTGGAGATGTAATACCTCCAAATGCCAATATTATTTTTGAAATTGAACTTTTAGAATCACAACAATAA
- the gldI gene encoding gliding motility-associated peptidyl-prolyl isomerase GldI: MSYKIVFGVFLSLFLLNCKHNQEVRRPISHASGTFMKKSIDRNKKLNASEEERIKAIIKKDSKTQYYTSDKGYWYNYITKNLQDTITPKKGDVAFFNYEIKDIDGKIIYSELELRPQTYYVDKEDILIGLRDGIKLMHRGEKVNFFFPSHKAYGYRGDTKKIGTNEPLLITVTLKDFKSEVAYQKEQEERKIATQVALQNALNDSNNPTEKTEHKAPKTPIKRKDSIK, encoded by the coding sequence ATGAGCTATAAAATAGTATTTGGGGTATTTCTTTCACTATTCCTATTGAATTGCAAACATAATCAAGAAGTTCGAAGACCGATTTCACATGCTTCGGGAACTTTTATGAAAAAATCAATTGATAGAAATAAAAAGTTAAATGCAAGCGAAGAAGAAAGAATCAAAGCCATTATAAAAAAAGATTCTAAAACACAATACTATACATCTGACAAAGGATATTGGTACAATTACATTACTAAAAACCTACAAGACACCATTACTCCCAAAAAAGGAGATGTTGCTTTTTTCAACTATGAAATTAAAGACATTGATGGCAAAATAATCTATTCAGAACTAGAACTCAGACCGCAAACCTATTATGTAGACAAGGAAGACATACTTATAGGATTAAGAGATGGTATTAAATTAATGCATCGTGGAGAAAAAGTAAACTTCTTTTTCCCTTCACACAAAGCATATGGATATCGTGGAGATACTAAAAAAATTGGCACAAATGAACCTTTATTAATCACAGTAACACTTAAAGATTTTAAATCTGAAGTTGCTTACCAAAAAGAACAAGAGGAACGTAAAATAGCAACTCAAGTTGCACTTCAAAACGCTTTAAACGACAGTAACAATCCAACTGAAAAGACAGAACATAAAGCCCCAAAAACACCTATAAAACGAAAAGACAGCATTAAATAA
- a CDS encoding bifunctional oligoribonuclease/PAP phosphatase NrnA has product MKTQDIQAIQLLLASPKKIAIIPHRNPDGDAMGSTLALYHFLLKLNHQAIVIVPNEFPDFLAWLPGSKTVKVFEKDKENCTKILNEADLIFTLDFNAFHRTGNEMEVVLAEQKATFIMIDHHQKPDDYSTYMYSDTSIGSTCEMIYNFISFLDKKELIDTTIGTCIYTGILTDSGSFKFPGTTGNTHRIVAELIDLGVQNTQIPNLLFDNSSYSRLQLLGRALQNMKILAEHNTAYTTLTQDELDTFHYVKGDTEGIVNYGLSIKGIIFTAIFIENKDEKIIKISFRSQGDFDANQFARDHFNGGGHRNAAGGKSELSMEDTIQKFENIVTQLTYTQHEL; this is encoded by the coding sequence ATGAAAACACAAGACATACAAGCTATACAGCTATTATTAGCTAGCCCAAAAAAAATTGCCATCATTCCTCACCGTAATCCAGATGGAGACGCAATGGGCTCTACTTTAGCCTTATACCATTTTTTATTAAAATTAAATCATCAAGCAATAGTAATTGTTCCAAATGAATTTCCTGATTTTTTAGCTTGGTTACCAGGTTCAAAAACAGTTAAAGTATTTGAAAAAGACAAAGAAAATTGCACTAAAATATTAAACGAAGCTGATCTTATTTTCACTTTAGATTTCAATGCTTTTCATAGAACAGGTAACGAAATGGAAGTTGTTTTAGCTGAACAAAAAGCTACTTTCATTATGATTGATCACCATCAAAAACCTGATGATTACTCCACTTATATGTATTCTGATACTTCGATTGGATCTACTTGTGAAATGATTTACAATTTCATTTCGTTTTTAGATAAAAAAGAACTTATTGATACAACAATTGGAACTTGTATCTACACTGGAATTTTAACAGACTCTGGATCTTTCAAATTCCCAGGAACTACCGGAAACACTCATAGAATTGTCGCTGAACTGATTGATTTAGGCGTTCAAAACACTCAAATTCCAAATTTACTTTTTGACAATAGTTCTTATAGTCGTTTACAATTATTAGGAAGAGCACTTCAAAACATGAAGATTCTTGCTGAACATAACACTGCTTACACTACCTTAACCCAAGACGAACTTGATACTTTCCATTATGTAAAAGGAGACACTGAAGGAATCGTTAATTATGGATTAAGTATCAAAGGGATTATTTTTACAGCTATTTTTATTGAAAATAAAGATGAAAAAATAATTAAAATTTCGTTCCGCTCACAAGGAGATTTTGATGCAAATCAATTTGCTAGAGACCATTTCAACGGAGGTGGACACCGCAATGCCGCTGGAGGAAAATCAGAATTATCAATGGAAGATACCATTCAGAAATTTGAAAATATAGTAACGCAACTAACCTACACACAACATGAGCTATAA
- a CDS encoding voltage-gated chloride channel family protein gives MLEKVKTILPILLKWFFICVLIGFFSGSASAFFLVSLEWVTQIREHHNWIVWLLPMGGLLIGLGYHYYGTSVVKGNNLLLEEYDKPQKVIPLKMAPFVLIGTLITHLFGGSAGREGTAVQMGGAIADQFKIIFNLENTDRRALIVMGISAGFASVFGTPLAGAIFAIEVLYCSKIDFKSIILSFAVAFMAHFTVEFWAVKHTHYSIPTIPNINGTILLWIVLASIFFGFAAMLFSRTTHFWGRLFSKNIKYPPLRPFIGGTILALAIYFFNVHKFVGLGVPVIVDAFSNPSENYDFLLKILFTGFTLGCGFKGGEVTPLFFVGATLGSALSLIIPLPIALLAGMGFVAVFSGATHTPIACTAMGMELFGFESGLYIALACCIAYLFSGSVGIYSSQNSKGAKHKLYQRFKRANLKHL, from the coding sequence ATGTTAGAAAAAGTCAAAACAATACTGCCTATCTTACTCAAATGGTTTTTCATTTGTGTTTTGATAGGCTTTTTTTCTGGTTCTGCCTCTGCTTTTTTTCTAGTTTCTTTAGAATGGGTTACCCAAATTAGAGAACATCATAATTGGATTGTTTGGCTGTTGCCAATGGGAGGATTGCTTATTGGTTTAGGCTATCATTATTATGGAACATCAGTCGTAAAAGGAAACAACTTACTCCTAGAAGAATATGACAAACCGCAAAAAGTGATTCCATTAAAAATGGCTCCTTTTGTCCTTATTGGAACTTTAATAACTCATCTTTTTGGAGGGTCTGCAGGACGTGAAGGTACAGCCGTGCAAATGGGTGGTGCCATAGCCGACCAGTTCAAAATTATCTTCAACTTAGAAAACACAGATAGACGAGCACTTATCGTCATGGGAATTAGCGCTGGTTTTGCTTCCGTATTTGGCACTCCATTAGCAGGTGCTATTTTTGCCATTGAGGTTTTATACTGTAGTAAAATCGACTTTAAAAGTATCATTCTTTCGTTTGCGGTTGCTTTTATGGCTCATTTTACAGTTGAATTTTGGGCTGTTAAACACACCCATTACAGCATTCCTACTATTCCAAACATAAACGGAACTATTTTACTTTGGATAGTACTAGCAAGTATCTTTTTTGGATTTGCGGCCATGCTTTTTTCTCGAACCACTCATTTCTGGGGGCGATTATTTTCCAAAAATATCAAATACCCACCACTACGTCCTTTTATTGGTGGAACCATTTTGGCATTAGCCATCTACTTTTTCAATGTTCATAAATTTGTAGGCTTAGGAGTCCCAGTTATTGTGGATGCGTTTAGTAATCCAAGTGAGAATTATGATTTTTTGCTCAAAATACTCTTTACAGGTTTTACACTTGGCTGTGGATTTAAAGGAGGCGAAGTTACTCCACTCTTCTTTGTAGGTGCTACTTTAGGTAGTGCTCTATCATTAATCATCCCGCTACCAATCGCATTACTAGCCGGAATGGGCTTTGTGGCTGTTTTTTCAGGAGCTACACATACCCCAATTGCTTGTACCGCAATGGGAATGGAACTTTTTGGGTTCGAAAGTGGCTTATATATTGCTTTGGCCTGTTGTATAGCCTACCTGTTTTCGGGTTCTGTAGGGATTTATAGTTCCCAAAACTCGAAAGGAGCTAAACACAAATTGTACCAACGCTTTAAAAGAGCGAACTTGAAGCATTTGTAA
- a CDS encoding RidA family protein, with product MKRENILTGSPWEDKMGYCRAVRIGNIIEVSGTVAIIDGDKVKADDAHAQTLNILERVEKVLEDLNASMKDVIRTRIFTTDVSTFEAVATAHAQFFKDVKPTTGFYGINQLVAPEYLVEIELTAVLSV from the coding sequence ATGAAAAGAGAAAACATATTAACAGGTTCGCCATGGGAGGACAAAATGGGCTATTGTCGTGCGGTACGTATTGGAAACATCATCGAAGTTTCGGGTACAGTGGCTATCATTGACGGTGACAAAGTAAAAGCTGATGATGCTCATGCTCAAACGCTAAACATCCTAGAACGTGTTGAAAAAGTTTTAGAAGATTTAAACGCAAGTATGAAAGACGTTATTCGTACGCGTATTTTTACAACTGACGTAAGTACTTTTGAAGCAGTTGCAACTGCTCATGCTCAATTCTTTAAAGATGTTAAACCTACTACAGGTTTTTACGGAATCAATCAATTAGTTGCTCCAGAATATTTAGTTGAAATCGAATTAACAGCTGTTCTTTCTGTATAA
- a CDS encoding dihydroorotase: MKTIIRKATIVNEGKINVADVLISNDRIEKVSDSINLNPSESYFEINAEGLVLMPGVIDDQVHFRDPGLTYKATIDSESKAAVAGGITSFMDMPNTIPNTLTQELLEQKYDLASKTSMANYSFFMGITKNNLEEALKTNTENVCGITDDGLYFNNDEGILANYPDFLEKLFARTDTLVALHSEDEAIIKQNTAIYKKLYNNDIPFKYHAKIRSEEACYKATKQVIEIAKKHNNRLHLYHISTLAEANLFNNQIPINQKRITAEACVHHLWFSEEDYEVLGAKIKWNPSIKTKKDKNGLLTALLEDKLDIIATDHAPHSIEEKTGNYFQAVSGGPLVQHALVAMLELHHQGKISLEKIVEKMCHNVAECYKIKERGYIREGYYADLVLVDLNKTWNVTPNSILYKCKWSPFENQNFKSSVTKTFVNGKLVYDNGVFDENNKGMRLKFSKTR, translated from the coding sequence ATGAAAACAATTATACGAAAAGCAACTATTGTAAACGAAGGTAAAATTAATGTAGCTGATGTTTTAATATCAAATGATAGAATTGAGAAGGTTAGTGACTCTATTAATTTAAATCCTTCAGAATCGTATTTTGAAATTAATGCCGAAGGCTTAGTACTAATGCCAGGAGTAATTGATGACCAAGTTCATTTTCGTGATCCAGGCCTTACTTATAAAGCAACTATTGATTCTGAATCAAAAGCAGCCGTAGCAGGCGGAATTACTTCATTTATGGATATGCCTAACACGATTCCAAACACACTTACCCAAGAACTTTTAGAACAAAAGTATGACCTAGCTTCAAAAACCTCCATGGCCAACTATTCTTTTTTTATGGGAATAACTAAAAACAATTTAGAAGAGGCATTAAAAACCAATACAGAAAATGTTTGTGGAATAACCGATGACGGCTTGTACTTCAACAATGACGAAGGTATCTTAGCAAATTACCCCGATTTTCTTGAAAAATTATTTGCAAGAACCGATACCTTAGTAGCACTACATAGTGAAGATGAAGCAATCATCAAGCAGAATACAGCAATCTACAAAAAGCTTTACAATAATGATATTCCGTTTAAATATCATGCAAAAATAAGAAGTGAAGAAGCTTGTTATAAAGCAACTAAACAGGTTATAGAAATTGCAAAAAAACACAACAACCGCTTGCATTTATATCATATTTCAACTTTAGCCGAAGCCAATTTATTTAACAACCAAATCCCAATTAATCAAAAAAGGATTACTGCTGAGGCTTGTGTTCATCATCTGTGGTTTTCTGAAGAAGATTATGAAGTTTTAGGCGCTAAAATAAAATGGAATCCATCGATAAAAACAAAAAAAGACAAAAACGGTCTACTTACTGCTTTGCTGGAAGACAAGCTCGATATTATTGCTACTGATCACGCACCTCATTCAATCGAAGAAAAAACAGGCAACTATTTCCAGGCTGTTTCTGGTGGTCCATTGGTACAACACGCCTTAGTGGCCATGCTGGAACTTCACCATCAAGGAAAGATAAGTTTGGAAAAAATCGTTGAAAAAATGTGTCACAATGTAGCAGAATGCTATAAAATTAAAGAACGCGGGTACATAAGAGAAGGATATTATGCTGATTTAGTATTAGTTGATTTAAATAAAACTTGGAATGTTACTCCAAACTCTATTTTATACAAATGCAAATGGTCACCATTTGAAAATCAAAACTTTAAAAGTTCAGTAACCAAAACTTTTGTAAATGGGAAACTGGTTTATGACAATGGTGTTTTCGATGAAAACAATAAAGGAATGAGACTTAAATTTTCAAAAACAAGATAA
- a CDS encoding L-threonylcarbamoyladenylate synthase yields the protein MITTDINTVKNTLENNEIVAIPTETVYGLAGNAYNESAIKKIFELKKRPFYNPLIVHIKSTEFIHQVACDIPEMAIRLANQFWPGSLTLIVKKQAHIPDLITAGKDTVAVRVPNHPLTLALLEKLDFPLAAPSANPFGSISPTSANHVANYFEDNLEFILDGGECTNGVESTIIGFENNQAVLYRHGSIAIEEIEKITGKISVKSNNNSSPEAPGMLSRHYAPKTTTYLTQNIDELITSFENKKIGLLLFQNKIKNETIIHQEILSDSGNLKEAAKNLYAAMHRLDKKNLDVIIAEKMPDNGLGKTINDRLQRAIKK from the coding sequence TTGATTACCACCGATATAAACACAGTTAAAAACACACTTGAAAACAACGAAATAGTTGCAATTCCTACTGAAACCGTATACGGATTAGCGGGAAATGCATACAATGAAAGTGCAATAAAAAAAATATTCGAATTAAAAAAAAGACCCTTTTACAATCCATTAATTGTTCATATCAAATCGACAGAATTCATCCATCAGGTAGCTTGTGATATTCCAGAAATGGCTATCCGACTCGCAAATCAATTTTGGCCGGGTTCCTTAACGTTAATTGTAAAGAAACAAGCCCACATTCCTGATTTAATTACTGCAGGAAAAGATACTGTTGCTGTCAGAGTCCCTAATCACCCTTTAACTTTAGCTCTTTTAGAAAAACTGGACTTCCCATTGGCCGCACCAAGTGCTAATCCTTTTGGTTCCATTAGCCCTACGAGTGCTAATCATGTAGCTAACTATTTCGAAGATAATCTAGAATTTATTTTAGATGGAGGCGAATGTACTAATGGTGTAGAATCAACCATAATAGGATTTGAAAACAATCAGGCTGTACTCTATAGACATGGCTCTATCGCGATTGAAGAAATTGAAAAGATTACTGGCAAAATCTCTGTCAAATCAAACAACAATAGCAGTCCAGAAGCACCAGGAATGCTCTCGAGACATTATGCTCCAAAAACAACCACCTATTTAACTCAAAACATTGATGAACTCATTACATCATTTGAAAACAAAAAAATAGGCTTGTTATTATTTCAAAACAAAATAAAAAATGAGACTATAATACATCAAGAAATATTATCCGACTCAGGAAATTTGAAAGAAGCTGCCAAAAACCTATATGCTGCCATGCATCGCTTAGACAAAAAGAATTTAGACGTCATCATTGCAGAAAAAATGCCCGACAACGGACTAGGAAAAACTATTAATGACCGACTGCAAAGAGCAATCAAAAAATAA
- a CDS encoding DUF6671 family protein translates to MFEGRKLLIATKHQKEMVIAPILEKELGVKCVVTTSFDTDQLGTFTGEVDRKDDPITTAKKKCYQAMDLMGYDLAIASEGSFGRHPSVFIAPADDEFLVFIDKKNNLEIIARELSLETNYNGQEVNSTDELIEFANQCKFPSHGLIVRKSQTQYTNIQKGITDWQSLNKAYNELYDLYGSAYIETDMRAMYNPTRMKIIAQATQKLAKKINSCCPHCHTPGFGITDAKKGLRCEQCNFPTRSISSYIYQCQKCDYVEEEKYPFGKQAEDPMYCDNCNP, encoded by the coding sequence ATGTTTGAAGGCAGAAAATTATTAATTGCAACAAAACACCAAAAAGAAATGGTTATTGCGCCAATATTAGAAAAAGAATTAGGCGTAAAATGTGTGGTCACCACTTCTTTTGACACCGATCAATTAGGAACGTTTACCGGCGAGGTAGACCGTAAAGATGATCCTATTACTACTGCGAAAAAGAAATGTTACCAAGCCATGGATTTGATGGGATATGATTTAGCAATTGCTAGTGAAGGCTCCTTTGGAAGGCATCCTAGTGTTTTTATCGCACCCGCTGACGATGAATTTTTGGTATTCATTGATAAAAAAAACAATCTAGAAATAATCGCAAGAGAACTAAGCCTTGAAACCAATTATAATGGTCAAGAAGTTAACTCCACAGATGAACTTATTGAATTTGCAAATCAATGCAAATTTCCATCGCATGGTTTAATTGTTAGAAAATCTCAGACTCAATATACCAACATTCAAAAAGGAATAACTGATTGGCAAAGTCTCAACAAAGCATATAATGAATTATACGATTTATATGGAAGCGCCTACATCGAAACAGATATGAGAGCAATGTACAATCCTACCCGAATGAAAATTATAGCCCAGGCTACCCAAAAATTAGCAAAGAAAATAAACAGTTGTTGTCCGCATTGCCATACTCCTGGATTTGGAATTACCGATGCTAAAAAAGGATTACGTTGCGAACAATGTAATTTCCCTACACGCTCCATTTCAAGTTACATCTATCAATGTCAAAAGTGCGACTATGTAGAAGAAGAAAAGTACCCTTTTGGTAAACAAGCAGAAGATCCAATGTATTGTGACAATTGTAACCCTTAA